The nucleotide sequence CATAGGTATTAAATAATCCGCTTTCAAAcattccaaatttgaataaaatatttttcaaagacacacatctctctgtctctctctgtctctgtctgtctgtatatctgtctctctgccattatattttttcaaggCGAACGCTACTGTTGTGGAATATATCACTAAACAAACAACCAGAACgaatacaactttgaaataatgatataCTGTTACCTGTCTTCGTGCAaacttatttgaataaagttGGACGCCATATGAGTGGTGGGCCACCCTCTCTGCGAACAGATCGCGGCCATCTTAGCATAATTTTTTCGGCTACATTCTGAAGTATTGCAGTGGCATTGTATGACCAGGACATCATAAACTGGCATAGCATTATTTGATTTAGTGACTGTACGTTACAGTGAAAGAGAgacaaatgaaattgttgaagtATTACGATGCAGATATCCATATCGAGTACcgagtcacatttacttacgtgctccttagcattgacatctgcaccatgtttaatcagcaattcagcgacgtctgcatgacctTCGCTAGAAGCCGCATGCAATGCTGTGGATTCGtactacaaaaatgtaaacaatgttaaGATTGCTATTCACCAATAAGAACTAAATCTTGTTGGCATGGTATGAGGCATATACCGAAAAAGTCTGACAAtgttattgaaatcaaaaaaagtcacagtaatcaaggagtatgctttcattgtgatgggaaattaaaaatgtacgatcggaaaaagggaaaagtaatgtcaatttttcaaatgttttttttttaatacctACATATGAGAGTAGGCCAAAACTTTGGAACAAAGAtgggtcaccgcgcttgttttttttacaaaatgacattacaaattcacggtttttcacaaaaaaactaACAATCAattaaacaggtcatcattttcctatttatatcatgattgcatttttcacttttacactgtaaaagaacaaaCAGATTATACatttaagctactttgaagattttacttacactaaaattgagctaaaaagtcactatatttattttttaaataccgacaaatatgcccaaaattttagcaatgggagagggtaatttattattaattattgatagtttggaCTGGATTCAATgttctcaaactttgctaaacAATAGCtttgttgtgaatttttcaaaaccaaatttTGTTTAGTAAGTCTGTCTAAAGAGCACGTCATAGGTATTAAATAATCCGCTttcaaaaattccaaatttgaataaaagatttttcaaagacacacatctttctgtctctctctgtctctctctgtctgtataCTTTCTCTCTGCCGTTATATTTTTTGGAGGCGAAAGCTATTTTTGTGGAATATATcgctaaacaaacaaacaaccagaacaaatccaactttgaaataatgatacactgttaccggtcttcgtgcaaaattatttgaataaagtcgaACGCCATATGAGTGGTGGGCCACCCTCTCTGCGAACAGATCGCGGCCATCTTAGCATAATTTCTTCTgctacattttgaagtattgtaaTGCCATTGTATGACCAGGACACCATAAAATGGCATAGCATTATTTGATTTAGTGACTGTAACGTTACAGTGGAAGGGAgacaaatgaaattgttgaagtATTACGATGCAGATATCCATATCGAGTACcgagtcacatttacttacccgatccttagcattgacatctgcaccatgtttaatcaacaattcagcgacgtctgcatgacctTTTCCAGAAGCCGCATGCAATGCTGTGGATTTGTTCTACAAAAATGCGAAAATTGTTAAGATTGCTATTCACCAATAAGAACTAAATCCTGTCGGCATGGTATGAGGCATATACcgaaaaagtctgacaatattattgaaatcaaaaaagtcacagtaatcaaggagtatgctttcattgtgatgggaaattaaggatatacgatcggaaaaagggaaaagtaatgtcaattttttcaaatggtgtttttttgaatacctacaaatGAGAGTAGTCCAAAACTTGGGAAAAAAGATGGGACACCGTGTTTGTTATTTTataacaaaatgacattaaaaattcacggtttttcacaaaatcactgaaaatcaaTTAAACGGGTCATCATTTtcctatttatatcatgattgtaTTTTTCACTTTTGCACTGTAAAACAACAAACAGATTATACATTTAAggtactttgaagattttacttacattaaaattgagctaaaaagtaactatatttatttttcaatggcGACAAATATGCCCAAAATTTTAGCAATGGGAGAGggaatttattaattattgatagtttggactagagtcaattttctcaaactttactAAACAATAGCtttgttgtgaatttttcaaaaccacctTCTTTTTAGTAGGTCTGTCTAAAGAGCACCTCATATATATAGtcactatatttattttttaaataccgacaaatatgcccaaaattttagcaatgggagagggtaatttattattaattattgatagtttttaATTGgattcaattttctcaaactttgctaaacAATAGCtttgttgtgaatttttcaaaaccaaaattttgtttagtaAGTCTGTCTGAAGAGCACGTCATAGGTATTAAATAATCCGCTttcaaaaattccaaatttgaataaaagatttttcaaagacacacatctttctgtctctctctgtctctctctgtctgtataTCTTTCTCTCTGCCGTTATATGTTTTGGAGGCGAAAGCTATTGTTGTGGAATATATCGCTAAACAAACTGacaaccagaacaaatacaactttgaaataatcatacactgttaccggtcttcgtgcaaaattatttgaataagtCGAACGCCATATGAGTGGTGGCCACCCTCTCTGCGAACAGATCGCGGCCATCTTAGCATAATTTCTTCTgctacattttgaagtattgtaaTGCCATTGTATGACCAGGCAACCATAAAGTGGCATAGCATTATTTGATTTAGTGACTGTAACGTTACAGTGGAAGAGAgacaaatgaaattgttgaagtATTACGATGCAGATATCCATATCGAGTACcgagtcacatttacttacGTCATTCTCagcattgacatctgcaccatgtttaatcagcaattcagcgacgtctgcatgacctTTTCCAGAAGCCGCATGCAATGCTGTGGATTTGTTCTACAAAAATGCGAACATTGTTAAGATTGCTATTCACCAAAAAGAACTAAATCCTGTCGGCATGGTATGAGGCATATACCGAAAAAGTATGACAATATTCTTGAAATCAAAAAAGTCACAGTAATCAAAGAGTATGCTTTCATTGTGATGGAAATTAAGGacgtacgatcggaaaaagggaaatgtaatgtcaattttttcaaatgcttttttttgaatacctacatattaGAGTAGTCCAAAACTTGGGAAAAAGATGGGGACACCGTGTTTGTTATTTGttaacaaaatgacattaaaaattcacggtttttcacaaaatcactacaAATCAattaaacaggtcatcattttcctatttatatcattattgtatttttcacttttacactgtaaaaCAACAAACAGATTATACatttaagctactttgaagattttacttacattaaaattgagctaaaaagtaactatatttatttttcaaatggcgacaaatatgcccaaaattttagcaatgggagagggtaatttattaattattgatagtttggaCTAGAGTCAATTTCCTCAAACTTTACTAAACAATAGCtttgttgtgaatttttcaaaaccacctTCTTTTTAGTAGGTCTGTCTAAAGAGTACCTCATAGGTATTAAATAATCCgctttcaaaaatttccaaatttgaataaaagatttttcaaagaccacatctttctgtctctctctgtctctctctgtctgtataTCTTTCTCTCTGCCGTTATATTTTTTGGAGGCGAACGCTATTGTTGTGGAATATATCGCTaaacaaatacaactttgaaataatgatacactgttaccggtcttcgtgcaaaattatttgaataaagtcgaACGCCATATGAGTGGTGGGCCACCCTCTCTGCGAACAAATCGCGACCATCTTAGCATAATTTGTTCTgctacattttgaagtattgtaaTGGCATTGTATGACCAGGACACCATAAAATGGCATAGCATTATTTGATTTAGTGACTGTAACGTTACAGTGAAAGAGAgacaaatgaaattgttgaagtATTATGATGCCGATATCCATATCGAGTACcgagtcacatttacttacCCGCTCATTAGCATTGACATCCgcaccatgtttaatcagcaaTTCAGCGACGTCTGCATAACCTCGTCCAGAAGCCGCATGTAATGCTGTGGATTCGTCCTACAAAAATTGTGAACAATGTTAAGATTGCTATTCACCAATAAGAACTAAATCCTGTCGGCATGGTATAAGCATATACCGAAATAGTCTGACAATGTTATTGATATCAAAAAAAGTCACAGTAATCAAGGAGTATGCTTTCATTGTGATTGGaatttaaggatgtacgatcggaaaaaaaGCAacagtaatgtcaattttttcaaatggtgtttttttgaatacctacaaatgagagtagtccaaaactatggaaaaaagatggggtcaccgcgcttgttcttttttacaaaatgacattaaaaattaacGATTTCCACAAAATCcctaaaaatcaattaaacacATCATCATTTtcccatttatatcatgattgcatttttcacttttacactgtaaaagaacaaaCAGATTATAAATGTTAAGATTGCTATTCACCAATAAGAACTAAATCCTGTCGGCATGGTATGAGGCATATACCAAAAAAGTCTAACaatgttattgaaattaaaaaaagtcaCAGTAATCAAGGAGTATGCTTTCATTGTGGTGGgaaattaaggatgtacgatcggaaaaaaggaaaagtaatgtcaatttttgcaaatggttttttttctgaatacctATATATCAGAGTAGTCCAAAACTtgggaaaaaagatggggtcaccgcgcttgttttttttttaatgacattaaaaatacacggtttttcacaaaatcactaaaattcaattaaacaggtcatcattttcctaCTTATATCATGACtgcatttttcacttttacgctgtaaaagaacaaacatatcataaatttaagctactttgaagttttacttacattaaaattgagttaaaaagtcactatattttttttttaaattgcgaCAAATATGCGCAACATTTTAGCAAtaggagagggtaatttattaattattgatattttgGACTAGAGTCACACTTTGCTAAACAATagcttttttgattttttcaaaaccacattttgtttagtaggtctgtCTAAAGAGCACGTCATAGGTATTAAATAATCCGCTTTCAAACATtctaaatttgaataaaagatttttcaaagacacatctctctgtgtctgtctgtttgtatatctgtctctctgccaTTATATTTTTTCGAGGCAAACGCTATTGTTGTGGAATATATCACTAAAAAAACAACCAGAccaaatacaactttgaaataatgatacactgttgccggtcttcgtgcaaaattatttgaataaagtcgaATGCCATATGAGTGGTGGGCCACCCTCTCTGCGAACAGATCGCGGCCATCTTAGCATAATTTCTTCTGCTACATTCTGAAGTATTGCAGTGGCATTGTATGACCAGGacaccataaaatgacatatcatTATACGATATAGTGACTGTAACGTTAAAATGGGAGAGAGATAAATGAAGTTGTTGTAGTATTACGATTCCGATATCCATATCGAGTACCCAGTCACATTTACTTACCCGATCCTTTGCATAGACATCTGCACCGTGTTTAATCAGCAATTCAgcgacgtctgcatgacctTCGCTAGAAGCCGCATGCAATGCTGTGGATTCGTCCTACAAAATGTGAACAATGTTAAGATTGCTATTCACCAATAAGAACTAAATCCTGTCGGCATGGTATGAGGCATATACCGAAAAGTCTGACAAtgttattgaaatcaaaaagtCACAGTAATCAAGGAGTATGCTTTCATTGTGATGGGAAATTAAGGATGTGCAATCGAAAAAGggaaagtaatgtcaattttttcaaatgtttttttttttgaataccGACATATGAGAGTAGTCCAAAACTTGGGAAAAAAGGTGTCACCGcgcttgtttggttttttttacaaaatgacattaaaattcacggtttttcacaaatcactaaaatcaattaaacaggtcatcattttcctatttatatcatgattgcatttttcacttttacactgtaaaagaacaaacagattttaaatttgaagcTACTTTAAAGATTTTACTTAATTAAAATTGAGCTAAAAAGTCactatatttaatttttaaattgcGACAAATATGCCCAAATTTTTAGCAATGGGAGAGggtaaattattaattattgatagttttgaCTGGAGTCAATTTCCTCAAACTTTGCTAAAcactagcttttttgtgaatttttcaaaaccacattttgtttagtaggtctgtCTAAAGAGCACGTCATAGGTATTAAATAATCCGctttcaaacattcaaaatttgaatacaaggtttttcaaagacacacatctctctgtctctgtctctgtctctgtctgtctgtatatctttCTCTCTGCCGTTATATTTTTTGGAGGCGAACGCTATTGTTGTGGAATATATCGCTAAACAAACAACGAgaacaaatacaactttgaaataatgatactCTGTCACCGGTCTTagtgcaaaattatttgaataagGTCGAACGCCATATGAGTGGTGGGTCACCCTCTCTGCGAACAGATCGCGGCCATCTTAGCATAATTTGTTCTGCTACATTCTGAAGTATTGCAGTGGCATTGTATGACCAGGacaccataaaatgacataacaTTATACGATTTAGTGACTGTAACATTAAAATGGGAGAGAGATAGATGGAATTGTTGAAGTCTTACGATTGAGATATCCATATGGAGTACcgagtcacatttacttacCTGACACTTAGTattgacatctgcaccatgtttaatcaCAGTTCAGCGACATCTGCATGACTTCTTCCAGAAGCCGCATACAAAGCTGTGGAATTGctctacaaaaatgtaaacaatgttaaaTTGCTATTCACCAATAAGAACTAAATCCTGATCGTCATGGTATGAGGCATATACCGAAAAAGTCTGACAAtgttattgaaatcaaaaagtcacagtaatcaaggagtatgctttcattgtgatgggaaattaaggatgtacgatcgaaaaagggaaaagtaatgtcaattttatcaaatgttgttttttttgaatACCTATATATTAGAGTAGTCAAAAACCTTGGGGAAAAAGGGTAACcgcacttgtttttttttatacaaaatgacataaaaaattcATGGCTTTTcataaaatcactaaaaatcaattaaacaggtcatcatttttctatttatatcatgattgcatttttcacttttacactGTAATGGAACAAACAGATTATAAATTTAaactactttgaagattttacttacattaaaattgagctaaaaagtcaccatatttattttttaaattgcgataaatatgcccaaaattttagcaatgggagagggtaatttattaattattgttaGTTTGGACTagagtcaattttctcaaactttgcaaaacaatagcttcttttgtgaattttttcaaaaccacattttgtttagtaggtctgtCTGAAGAGCACGTCATAGGAATTAAATAATCCGCTTTTAAACATTCCAAATTGGAATaaaagatttttcaaagacacacatctatctgtctctctctgtctctggctgtttgtatatctgtctctctgccaTTATATTTATAGAGGCGAAAGCTATTGTTGAGGAATATATCGCTAAACAAACAACCAgaataaatacaactttgaaatacactacactgttaccggtcttcgtgcaaaattatttgaataaagtcgaACGCCATATGAGTGGTGGGCCACCCTCTCTGCTAACAGATCGCGGCAATCTTAGCATAACTTGTTCTGCTACATTTTGAAGTAAGGCAGTGGCATTGTATGACCAGGACACCATAAAATGGCATAGCATTATTTGATTTAGTGACTGTAACGTTAAAGTGGGAGAAAGATAAATGAAGTTGTTGACGTATTACGATTCCGATATCCACATCGAGTACcgagtcacatttacttacccgatccttagcattgacatctgcaccGTGTTTAATCAGCAATTCAGCGACATCTGCATGACCTCGTCCAGAAGCCGTATACAAGGCTGTGGATTCGTACTAAAAAATGTGAACAATGTTAAGATTGCTATTCACCAATAAGAACTAAATCCTGTCGGCATTGTATGAGGCATATACcaaaaagtctgacaatattattaaaaaatcaaaaaagcaaggagtatgctttcattttgatgggaaattaagtatgtacgatcggaaaaagggcaaagtaatgccaattttttcaaatgctttTTTTGAATACCTATATATAAGAGTAGTCCGAAACTTGGAAAaaatggggtcaccgcgcttgttttttttacaaacatacattaaaaattcacggtttttcacaaaatcactaaaaatcaatttaactggtcatcattttcctatttatatcatgattgcatttttcaattttacactGTAAAGAACAAACACATTATAAATTTAaactactttgaagattttacttacattaaaattgagctaaaaagtcaccatatttatttttaaacagcgACAAATATGCCAAAAATTTTAgcaatgggagagggtaatttataaattattgatagttttacTAGAgtcattttctcaaactttgcaaaacaaaagcttcttttgtgaatttttcaaaaccacattttgtttagtagttCTGTCTAAAGAGCACGTCATAGTTATTAAATAATCCGCTttcaaaaattccaaatttgaataaaagatttttcaaagacacacatctctctgtgtctctcatCTCTGGCTGTTTGTATATGTCTCTCTGCCTTTATATTATAGAGGCGAAAGCTATTGTTGTGGAATATATCGCTAAACAAacaaccagaacaaatacaactttgaaataaCGATACGCTGTTACCGGTCTtcgtgcaaaattatttgaataaagtcgaACGCCATATGGGTGGTGGGCCACCCTCTCTGCGAACAGATCGCGGCCATCTGAGCATAATTTGCTCttctacattttgaagtattgcagtAGCATTGTATTACCAGGACACCATAAAATGGCATAGCATTATACGATCTAGTGACTGTAACATTAAAGTAGGAGAGAGATAGATGGAATTGTTGAAGTCTTACGATTCAGATATCCACATCGAGTACcgagtcacatttacttacCTGACACTTAGTattgacatctgcaccatgtttaatcaACAATCAgcgacgtctgcatgacctCTTCCAGAAGCCGCATACAAAGCTGTGGAATTGctctacaaaaatgtaaacaatgttaaGATTGCTATTCACCAATAAGAACTAAATCCTGTCGGCATGGTATGAGGCATATACCGAAAATGtctgacaatattattgaaatcaaaaaagtcACAGTAATCAAGCAGTATGCTTTCATTGTGATGGgaaattaaggatgtacgatcgaaaaaagggaaaagtaatgccaattttttaaatgtttttttttaatacctacatatgagagtagtccgaaacttggaaaaaaatggggtcaccgcgcttgttttttttttacaaatatacattaaaaattcacagattttcacaaaatcactaaaaatcaatttaaCAGGTCAGCATTTtcctatttatatcatgattgcatttttcacttttacactgtaaaagaacaaaCACATTATAAATTTAaactactttgaagattttacttacattaaaattgagctaaaaaatcaccatatttattttttaaatagcgACAATATGCCCGAAATTTTATTAATGgaagagggtaatttattaattttgatagttttgactAGATCAATTTTCATGTACTTTGCAAAACAATAGcttcttttgtgaatttttcaaaaccacattgttTAGTAGACCTGTCTAAAGAGCACGTCATAGGTATTAAATAATCCGCTttcaaaaattccaaatttgaataaaagatttttcaaagacacacATCTCTCTGTGTCTTTCTGTCTTTGGCTGTTtgtatatctgtctctctgccaTTATATTTATAGAGGCGAAAGCTATTGTTGTGGAATATATCGCTAAACAAACAACCAGAACgaatacaactttgaaataacgatacactgttaccggtcttcttgcaaaattatttgaataaagtcgaACGCCATATGAGTGGTGGGCCACTCTCTCTGCGAACAGATCGCGGCCATCTGAGCATAATTTGTTCttctacattttgaagtattgcagtAGCATTGTATTACCAGGACACCATAAAATGGCATAGCATTATACGATTGTGACTGTAACGTTAAAGTGGGAGAGAGATAGATGGAATTGTTGAAGTCTTACGATTCAGATATCCACATCGAGTACcgagtcacatttacttacCTGACACTTAGTATTGACATCTGCACAATGTTTAATCAACAATTCAgcgacgtctgcatgacctCTTCCAGAAGCCGCATACAAAGCTGTGGTATTGctctacaaaaatgtaaacaatgttaaGATTGCTATTCACCAATAAGAACTAAATCCTGTCGGCATGGTATGAGGCATATACCGAAAATGtctgacaatattattgaaatcaaaacGTCACAGTAATCAATGAGTATGCTTTCATTGTGATGGgaaattaaggatgtacgatctgaaaaagggaaaagtaatatcattttttcaaatgtggtttttttgaatacctacatatgagaGTAGTCCAAAACTTGGGGAAGAGATGTCACCGcgcttgtttggtttttttacaaaatgacattaaaaattaacggtttttcacaaaatcactaaaaatcaattaaacaggtcatcatttcctatttatatcatgattgcatttttcacttttacactgtcaaaagaacaaacagattttaaatttaagctactttgaagactTTACTTACGTTAAAAATGAGTTAAAAAGtcactatatttattttttaaattacgacaaatatgcccaaaattttagcaatgggagagggtaatttataaATTGTTGATAGTTTGGACTagagtcaattttctcaaactttgcaaaacactagcttttttgtgaatttttcaaaaccacattttgtttagtaggtctgtCTAAAGAGCATGTTACAGGTATTAAATAATCCGCTTTCAAACATTCCAAATCGGAATCaaagatttttcaaagacacaaatctctctgtctctctctgtctctggctgtttgtatatctgtctctctgccaTTACATTTTTTCGAGGCGAAAGCTATTGTTGTGGAATATATCGCTAAACAATCAACCAGAACAAttacaactttgaaataatgatataCTGTTACTGGTCTtcgtgcaaaattatttgaataaagtcgaACGCCATATGGGTGGTGGGCCACCCTCTCTGCGAACAGATCGCGGCCATCTGAGCATAATTTGTTCttctacattttgaagtattgcagtAGCATTGTATTACCAGGACACCATAAAATGGCATAGCATTATACGATTTAGTGACTGTAACGTTAAAGTGGGAGAGAGATAGATGGAATTGTTGAAGTCTTACGATTCCGATATCCATACCGAGTACcgagtcacatttacttacccgctccttagcattgacatctgcaccatgtttaatcagcaattcagcgacgtctgcatgacctTGTCCAGAAGCCGCATGCAATGCTGTGGATTCGTACTACAAAAATGTgaacaatgttaaaattgcttattcaccaataagaactaaatcctgtcggcatggtatgaggcatataccgaaaaagtctgacaatgttattgaaacaaaaaagtcacagtaatcaaggagtatgctttcattgtgattggaaattaaggatgtacgatcggaaaagggaaaagtaatgtcatttttttcaaatgggttttttgaatacctaaatatgagagtagtccaaaactttggaaaaagatggggtcaccgcgctttttttttttacaaaatgacattaaaaattcacggttttttcacaaaatcactaaaaatcaattaaacaggtcatcattttcctatttatatcatgattgcatttttcacttttacactGCAAAGAACAAACAGATTATCaatttaagctactttgaagattttacttccattaaaattgagctaaaaagtcactatatttattttgtaaattgcgacaaatatgcccaaaattttagcaatgggagagggtaatttattaattattgatagtttggaatagagtcaattttctcaaactttgctaaacgataactttttttgaatttttcaaaaccacattttgtttagtaggtctgtCTAAAGAGCACGTCATAGGTATTAAATAATCCGCTTTCAAAcattccaaatttgaataaaagatttttcaaagacacacatctctctgtctctctttgtctctgtctgtctgtatatctgtctctctgccaTTATATTTTTTGGTGGGAACGCTATTGTTGTGGAATATATCGCTAAACAACAACCAGAACaataactttgaaataatgatacactgttaccggtcttcgtgcaaaattatttgaataaagtcgaACGCCATATGAGTGGTGGGTCACCCTCTCTGCGAACAGATCGCGGCCATCTTAGCATAATTTGTTCTgctacattttgaagtattgcagtTGCATTGTATGACCAGACACCATAAAATGGCATAGCATTATACGATTTAGTGACTGTAACGTTAAAGTGGGAGAGAGATAGATGGAATTGTTGAAGTATTACGATTCCGATATCCATATCGAGTACcgagtcacatttacttacccgatccttagcattgacatctgcaccatgtttaatcagcaattcagcgacgtctgcatgacctTCTCCAGAAGCCGCATGCAATGCTGTGGATTCGttctacaaaaatgtaaacaatgttaaaattgctattcaccaataagaactaaatcatgtcggcatggtatgaggcatataccgaaaaagtctgacaatgttattgaaatcaaaaaagtcACAGTAATCAAGGAGTATGCTTTCATTGTGATGGGAAATTAAGGATGAACGATCggaaaaagggaaaagtaatgtcaattttttcaaatgttttttttgaatacctacatattagagtagtccaa is from Ptychodera flava strain L36383 unplaced genomic scaffold, AS_Pfla_20210202 Scaffold_75__1_contigs__length_567515_pilon, whole genome shotgun sequence and encodes:
- the LOC139128874 gene encoding 26S proteasome non-ATPase regulatory subunit 10-like, with protein sequence MDIGIDESTALHAASGRGYADVAELLIKHGADVNANERNKSTALHAASGKGHADVAELLIKHGADVNAENDNKSTALHAASGKGHADVAELLIKHGADVNAKDRYESTALHAASSEGHADVAELLIKHGADVNAKEHSNSTALHAASREGHADVAELLIKHGADVNAKDGCKSEKCNHDMNRK
- the LOC139128875 gene encoding GA-binding protein subunit beta-1-like gives rise to the protein MASGSSYESTPLHAASGQGHANVSELLIKHGADVNAKDRNESTALHAASGEGHADVAELLIKHGADVNAKDRYESTALHAASGQGHADVAELLIKHGADVNAKERSNTTALYAASGRGHADVAELLIKHCADVNTKCQCKSEKCNHDINRKMLTC